The following proteins come from a genomic window of Burkholderiales bacterium:
- a CDS encoding RnfH family protein has product MPSNEIAIRVVYAAPLNRTVVELRLAKGATAGQAITQSGILQKHPEINLAKNGLGIFGRHVDAGALLRDGDRVEIYRPLITDPKEARRRRAQANKRVRK; this is encoded by the coding sequence ATGCCAAGTAATGAGATCGCGATCCGGGTGGTTTACGCCGCGCCCCTCAACCGGACGGTTGTAGAGCTGCGGCTGGCGAAAGGTGCGACTGCAGGCCAGGCCATAACGCAATCCGGAATTCTGCAAAAACACCCCGAAATTAACCTCGCCAAGAATGGTCTCGGGATTTTCGGCCGGCACGTCGATGCGGGCGCACTATTGCGCGATGGCGATCGCGTGGAAATTTACCGTCCCTTGATTACGGATCCGAAAGAGGCCCGCCGGCGGCGGGCGCAGGCGAATAAAAGAGTCAGGAAATAA
- a CDS encoding type II toxin-antitoxin system RatA family toxin, translating into MTRVERIVLVPYTAQQMFALVDGIENYPQFLPWCSGTLVTRRDDKVTAATLHINYRRLKLSFATENTKEMPRLIEMKLVKGPFRHLEGGWRFIELGGEGCKIEFQLQYEFSSKLVEKLLSGAFQHIADSFVDGFIKRAEKIYAK; encoded by the coding sequence ATGACCCGCGTTGAGCGAATCGTGCTGGTTCCGTACACCGCGCAACAGATGTTTGCGCTGGTGGACGGAATTGAGAACTACCCGCAGTTCCTGCCCTGGTGTTCAGGAACATTGGTCACGCGCCGTGATGATAAAGTTACTGCCGCAACCCTGCATATCAACTATCGTCGCTTGAAGCTGAGCTTTGCGACCGAAAATACCAAGGAGATGCCGCGCCTGATTGAAATGAAACTAGTCAAGGGGCCTTTTCGCCATCTCGAGGGCGGCTGGCGTTTTATTGAGCTCGGAGGGGAAGGCTGCAAAATCGAATTTCAGCTGCAATATGAATTTTCCAGCAAACTTGTGGAGAAGCTGCTGAGTGGCGCGTTTCAGCATATCGCCGACAGTTTTGTGGACGGCTTCATCAAGCGTGCGGAAAAGATATATGCCAAGTAA
- the tadA gene encoding tRNA adenosine(34) deaminase TadA yields the protein MGITASDEDFMREALKLAQQAWQAGEVPVGAVVVSNGEIVGRGFNAPISKKDPSAHAEIRALRDAAARMGNYRLAGCTLYVTLEPCPMCAGAIMQARLARLVYGAVDPKSGACGSVVNLFQESRLNHHTQVAGGVLAAECCAILKRFFAERRGVEN from the coding sequence ATGGGAATAACGGCAAGCGACGAAGACTTTATGCGCGAAGCCCTGAAGCTCGCGCAACAGGCGTGGCAAGCCGGCGAAGTGCCGGTGGGTGCGGTGGTGGTGAGCAATGGCGAGATCGTGGGGCGCGGGTTTAATGCGCCCATTTCGAAAAAAGACCCGAGCGCGCACGCGGAAATCCGGGCTTTGCGCGACGCCGCCGCGCGGATGGGCAATTATCGCCTTGCCGGTTGCACGCTGTACGTGACGCTGGAGCCTTGTCCCATGTGCGCGGGCGCCATCATGCAGGCGCGCCTCGCGCGCCTCGTTTACGGAGCGGTGGATCCGAAAAGCGGCGCCTGTGGGAGCGTGGTGAACCTGTTCCAGGAATCGCGGCTCAACCATCACACGCAAGTCGCGGGCGGCGTGCTCGCCGCTGAATGCTGCGCAATACTGAAGCGTTTTTTTGCCGAGCGCCGCGGGGTTGAAAACTGA
- the guaA gene encoding glutamine-hydrolyzing GMP synthase, with translation MQHQKILILDFGSQYTQLIARRVRECNVYCELHPYDTGGKFIREFNPRGIILSGGPASVVEGGTPRAPQVVFELGVPVLGICYGMQTMAAQLGGEVENGLVREFGYAEVRARGHSSLLREIQDRANAENHGLLDVWMSHGDRVNTLPAGFKMIADNESTPITGMADEARKFYGLQFHPEVTHTRQGRRILERFVHEICGIKGDWNMPDYVEEVVAKIRSQVGKEEVILGLSGGVDSAVAATLLHRAIGKQLTCVFVDNGLLRLNEVEQVMNTFARNLGVKVVQVNASRQFLSKLAGVADPEQKRKIIGKEFIEVFQREAEKLPQVKWLAQGTIYPDVIESAGAKTKKANTIKSHHNVGGLPETLHLKLLEPLRELFKDEVRELGLALGLPREMIDRHPFPGPGLGVRILGEVKKEYAELLRRADAIFIEELRATPYIPSPSQGEGQGGGQNTPRNWYDATAQAFAVFLPVKSVGVMGDGRTYEYMVALRAVTTQDFMTAQWAELPHALLSKVSNRIINEVRGINRVVYDISGKPPATIEWE, from the coding sequence ATGCAGCACCAAAAAATCCTGATTCTTGATTTCGGCTCACAGTACACACAGTTGATTGCGCGCCGCGTGCGCGAATGCAACGTCTACTGCGAGTTGCATCCTTATGACACGGGTGGAAAATTTATCCGCGAATTCAACCCGCGCGGCATTATCCTTTCCGGCGGTCCGGCCTCGGTAGTGGAAGGCGGCACTCCGCGCGCGCCGCAAGTCGTGTTCGAGCTCGGCGTGCCGGTGTTGGGCATTTGCTACGGCATGCAGACCATGGCGGCGCAGCTCGGCGGCGAAGTAGAGAACGGCCTGGTGCGCGAGTTCGGCTACGCCGAAGTGCGGGCGCGCGGCCATTCTTCTCTCTTGCGCGAAATCCAGGACCGGGCCAATGCGGAAAATCACGGCCTGCTTGATGTGTGGATGAGCCACGGCGACCGGGTGAATACGCTGCCTGCCGGTTTCAAGATGATTGCCGACAATGAATCGACCCCCATCACCGGCATGGCGGACGAAGCGCGCAAATTCTACGGACTGCAATTTCATCCTGAAGTCACTCATACGCGCCAGGGCAGGCGGATTCTCGAGCGCTTTGTGCACGAGATTTGCGGGATCAAGGGCGACTGGAACATGCCGGATTACGTGGAAGAGGTGGTCGCCAAAATCCGCTCACAGGTGGGCAAGGAAGAGGTAATTCTCGGCCTTTCGGGCGGGGTTGATTCGGCGGTCGCCGCGACGCTTTTGCATCGCGCTATCGGCAAGCAATTGACCTGCGTGTTTGTGGACAACGGGTTGCTGCGGCTGAATGAAGTTGAGCAGGTGATGAATACCTTTGCCCGTAATCTCGGCGTGAAGGTGGTGCAGGTGAACGCAAGCCGGCAGTTTTTAAGCAAGCTCGCCGGAGTGGCTGATCCGGAACAAAAACGCAAAATCATTGGCAAGGAATTCATCGAAGTGTTTCAGCGCGAAGCGGAAAAACTGCCGCAGGTGAAATGGCTGGCGCAAGGTACGATTTACCCCGACGTGATTGAATCCGCGGGCGCCAAAACCAAAAAGGCGAACACCATCAAGTCGCATCACAACGTCGGTGGGCTTCCCGAAACGCTGCATTTGAAGCTGCTCGAGCCGCTGCGCGAATTGTTCAAGGACGAAGTGCGCGAATTGGGTTTGGCGTTGGGCTTGCCGCGCGAGATGATCGACCGCCACCCCTTCCCCGGCCCGGGGTTGGGTGTGCGTATTCTCGGCGAAGTGAAAAAAGAATACGCCGAACTGCTGCGCCGAGCGGATGCGATTTTCATCGAGGAGCTGCGTGCAACCCCTTATATTCCCTCCCCCTCACAGGGGGAGGGTCAGGGTGGGGGTCAGAACACACCAAGGAACTGGTACGACGCTACCGCCCAAGCGTTTGCGGTGTTCCTGCCGGTGAAATCGGTGGGCGTGATGGGCGATGGCCGCACTTATGAATATATGGTGGCGCTGCGCGCGGTCACCACCCAGGACTTCATGACCGCGCAGTGGGCGGAACTTCCTCACGCGTTACTCTCGAAAGTCTCCAACCGCATCATCAACGAAGTGCGCGGCATCAACCGCGTGGTTTACGACATTTCCGGAAAGCCGCCGGCGACTATCGAATGGGAATAA
- the guaB gene encoding IMP dehydrogenase: MRVAKKALTFDDVLLVPAHSTILPRDVDLTTQLTRTIFLNIPLLSAAMDTVTEARLAIAVAQEGGVGVVHKNMPPQAQAAEVAKVKRFESGVVKDPITISPEMKVGEVMKLTEQHKISGLPVVEGSKVVGIVTNRDLRFETNLAQPIKSIMTPRERLITVKEGASREEALKLMHQYRLERVLVVNDRFELRGLITVKDILKSSEHPYACKDELGRLRVGAAVGVGEDTEERVECLVEAGADVVVVDTAHGHAQGVLDRVKWVKKNFPATQVIGGNIATAEAAKAMVDHGADAVKVGIGPGSICTTRIVAGVGVPQITAIQDVSEALRNAGIPVIADGGIRYSGDIAKAIAAGAHAVMLGGLFAGTEEAPGEIELFQGRSYKSYRGMGSLGAMQQGAADRYFQDPEMNADKLVPEGVEGRVPYKGSVVAVMQQLTGGLRASMGYVGCRTVPEMRTKAQFVEITSAGIRESHVHNVQITKEAPNYRIE; the protein is encoded by the coding sequence ATGCGGGTCGCCAAAAAAGCATTAACCTTTGACGACGTTCTTCTCGTTCCCGCCCACTCGACCATCCTGCCGCGCGACGTCGACCTCACCACGCAACTGACCCGCACCATCTTCCTCAACATCCCGCTGCTTTCCGCGGCGATGGATACTGTGACCGAAGCGCGCCTGGCCATCGCGGTGGCGCAGGAAGGCGGCGTCGGCGTCGTGCACAAAAACATGCCGCCCCAGGCGCAGGCGGCAGAAGTGGCAAAAGTCAAGCGTTTCGAGAGCGGCGTGGTGAAGGACCCCATCACCATCTCCCCGGAGATGAAAGTGGGCGAAGTGATGAAACTCACCGAGCAGCACAAGATTTCCGGATTGCCGGTCGTAGAAGGCTCCAAAGTAGTGGGCATCGTGACCAACCGCGATCTGCGATTTGAAACGAACCTCGCGCAACCGATCAAGAGCATCATGACTCCGCGCGAGCGCCTGATCACGGTGAAGGAGGGCGCAAGCCGCGAAGAGGCGCTGAAGCTCATGCACCAGTACCGCCTGGAGCGGGTGCTGGTGGTGAATGACCGTTTCGAATTGCGCGGGCTGATCACCGTGAAAGACATTCTCAAATCGAGCGAACACCCTTATGCCTGCAAAGATGAACTAGGCCGCTTGCGTGTCGGCGCGGCGGTGGGCGTTGGCGAAGACACCGAAGAACGGGTGGAATGCCTGGTTGAGGCGGGCGCTGACGTAGTTGTGGTGGACACCGCCCACGGCCATGCGCAGGGTGTGCTGGATCGCGTGAAATGGGTGAAGAAAAATTTTCCCGCGACCCAGGTCATTGGCGGCAACATCGCCACCGCAGAAGCGGCGAAAGCGATGGTGGATCACGGCGCCGATGCGGTCAAAGTCGGCATCGGCCCGGGATCGATCTGCACCACCCGCATCGTCGCGGGAGTGGGCGTGCCGCAAATTACCGCGATTCAGGATGTGTCCGAAGCGTTGAGGAACGCCGGGATTCCGGTGATTGCCGACGGCGGCATTCGCTATTCCGGCGACATCGCCAAGGCAATTGCCGCCGGGGCGCATGCAGTGATGCTGGGCGGCTTGTTTGCCGGCACCGAGGAAGCGCCTGGTGAAATCGAGTTGTTCCAGGGCCGCTCCTACAAATCCTACCGCGGCATGGGTTCGCTGGGCGCGATGCAGCAGGGCGCGGCCGACCGTTATTTCCAGGATCCCGAAATGAACGCCGACAAGCTGGTGCCCGAGGGCGTGGAAGGGCGCGTACCGTATAAAGGCAGCGTGGTGGCGGTAATGCAGCAGTTGACCGGGGGCCTGCGCGCCAGCATGGGCTATGTCGGTTGCCGTACCGTCCCCGAAATGCGCACCAAAGCCCAATTCGTCGAAATCACTTCCGCGGGCATACGCGAGTCGCATGTTCACAATGTGCAGATCACCAAGGAAGCGCCGAATTATAGAATCGAGTGA
- a CDS encoding DUF4124 domain-containing protein: protein MPRLLSLIILSLLSGVVASADVYKWVDSDGTVHYSDQPPPGAVKEQSLSNKSGTPPGSSGASGAGNAAPNAAGPKTYIEQDAEFRKRQVEAEEKHAKEEKVLAEAKGRQQNCEHARSSLQSLQSGQRVVKYNEKGERVYLDDNERGQEIANAQKSVDSWCNPRK, encoded by the coding sequence ATGCCGCGTTTATTGAGCCTGATCATCCTGTCGCTTTTGTCTGGAGTAGTTGCGTCCGCCGATGTCTATAAATGGGTTGATTCCGACGGCACCGTCCACTATTCCGATCAACCGCCTCCGGGCGCCGTCAAAGAACAAAGCCTGAGCAACAAATCCGGAACACCGCCGGGCAGTTCCGGAGCTTCTGGCGCGGGGAATGCCGCGCCTAATGCAGCCGGTCCCAAAACCTACATCGAACAGGACGCGGAATTCCGCAAGCGCCAGGTGGAGGCCGAGGAAAAACACGCAAAAGAAGAAAAAGTGCTGGCCGAAGCCAAAGGACGCCAGCAAAACTGCGAACACGCGCGCAGCAGTCTTCAGTCCCTGCAGTCGGGGCAGCGCGTCGTCAAATATAATGAAAAAGGCGAGCGCGTATACCTCGACGATAATGAACGCGGGCAGGAAATCGCAAATGCGCAAAAAAGCGTGGATTCCTGGTGCAACCCGAGAAAATAA